From the Leptolyngbya sp. O-77 genome, one window contains:
- a CDS encoding NAD(P)H-quinone oxidoreductase subunit 4, with protein MTDFPWLTTIVLLPLAAALLIPLLPDKGGRVVRWYALAVGLADFVLMCFAFWTHYDPTIADFQMVETFGWMSQLGLSWTVSVDGLSVPLVLLAGFVTTLSMFAAWGVDRRPRLFYALMLVLYAAQVGVFVAQDLLLFFIMWEVELVPVYLLVCIWGGQNRRYAATKFLMYTAIASIFILVAGLAMAFSGVTTTFDIAALRLKDFSLPMELLLYAGLLISFGVKLAVFPMHTWLPDAHGEASSPVSMILAGVLLKMGGYGLIRLNMELLPNAHVYFAPVIAILGAVNIVYGALNSFGQTNMKRRLAYSSISHMGFVLLGIASFTDIGVSGAMLQMISHGLIASMLFFLAGVTYDRTHTMMMDKMGGIGQVMPRVFALFTAGAMASLALPGMSGFAGEIAVFMGMTTSDVYGSTFRTVTVFLSAVGLILTPIYLLSMLRQVFFGTSAELMCDVIPSCDLGDFELKRQGNEQAACFGTNCVLPADAKFEDAKPRELFIAVCFLALIVAIGLYPRPAMQMYDAKTVAVNAQMQTSYQQFALTHSSTYAGGLLNGVVSSAKTPVLGVVE; from the coding sequence ATGACCGACTTTCCCTGGTTAACCACCATCGTTCTACTGCCCCTGGCGGCTGCGCTCCTGATTCCACTGCTGCCCGACAAAGGCGGCAGAGTCGTCCGCTGGTATGCCCTGGCTGTGGGGTTGGCGGACTTTGTACTCATGTGTTTCGCCTTCTGGACTCATTATGACCCCACCATTGCCGACTTTCAGATGGTGGAAACCTTCGGGTGGATGTCGCAGCTTGGGCTAAGCTGGACGGTTTCGGTCGATGGTCTGTCGGTTCCGCTGGTGCTATTGGCTGGCTTTGTCACCACGCTGTCAATGTTTGCCGCTTGGGGTGTCGATCGGCGACCGCGCTTGTTTTATGCCCTAATGCTGGTGCTGTACGCGGCGCAGGTAGGCGTTTTTGTGGCTCAGGATCTCCTGCTGTTTTTCATCATGTGGGAAGTAGAGCTGGTTCCGGTGTATCTGCTGGTGTGCATCTGGGGTGGGCAAAACCGTCGGTACGCGGCGACGAAGTTTCTAATGTACACGGCGATCGCCTCTATCTTCATCCTCGTTGCGGGTCTGGCGATGGCCTTCTCTGGTGTCACCACTACGTTTGACATTGCCGCCCTCCGCCTCAAGGACTTCTCCCTGCCAATGGAACTGCTGCTCTACGCAGGGCTGCTAATCTCCTTCGGCGTTAAGCTGGCGGTCTTCCCGATGCACACTTGGCTCCCCGATGCTCACGGCGAAGCCTCTTCCCCGGTATCGATGATTCTGGCAGGCGTGCTGCTAAAGATGGGCGGCTACGGGCTGATCCGCCTGAATATGGAGCTGCTGCCCAATGCCCATGTCTATTTTGCCCCGGTTATAGCAATTCTCGGTGCGGTCAACATCGTATACGGTGCGCTGAATTCCTTCGGGCAGACAAACATGAAGCGTCGCCTCGCCTACTCCTCCATTTCCCATATGGGCTTTGTACTGCTGGGCATTGCCTCCTTCACCGATATCGGCGTCAGCGGCGCAATGCTGCAAATGATTTCCCACGGGCTGATTGCTTCGATGCTGTTCTTCCTAGCTGGCGTAACCTACGACCGCACCCACACCATGATGATGGACAAGATGGGCGGTATCGGCCAGGTGATGCCTCGCGTATTTGCCCTATTCACGGCTGGCGCAATGGCCTCACTGGCACTGCCCGGAATGAGCGGATTTGCTGGAGAAATCGCTGTGTTCATGGGCATGACGACGAGCGATGTCTACGGTTCTACCTTCCGCACGGTAACAGTGTTTCTCTCCGCAGTTGGCCTAATCCTTACGCCAATCTATTTGCTGTCAATGCTGCGTCAGGTCTTCTTCGGCACGAGCGCTGAGCTAATGTGCGACGTAATTCCGTCCTGTGACCTGGGCGATTTTGAACTGAAGCGCCAGGGCAACGAGCAGGCTGCCTGTTTTGGAACCAACTGCGTCCTGCCAGCAGATGCCAAGTTCGAGGATGCCAAGCCGCGAGAATTGTTCATCGCTGTCTGCTTCTTGGCGCTGATTGTGGCCATCGGGCTGTATCCAAGACCTGCCATGCAGATGTATGATGCCAAGACCGTTGCCGTGAATGCTCAAATGCAAACATCCTACCAGCAGTTTGCGCTCACGCATTCCTCAACTTATGCGGGCGGATTGCTCAATGGAGTTGTTTCCAGTGCCAAAACCCCTGTTCTGGGTGTGGTGGAATAG
- a CDS encoding DUF948 domain-containing protein: MRECLIFTNRSRGQLLRRNEEHKQTSLQLRADVAKLQVSIQKLAQEKQQLAASSQELLQGMEQELMAMGSRLETLSSAFDAVADVETVDRMQWSFLTLPQRFLNFLNAVRSIVSWWREEQGIEPTPPQPALPSTERKLTPEEEAEDRRENPQKYSDTASVQKSLLDR; this comes from the coding sequence ATGCGAGAGTGCCTGATTTTTACAAACCGCAGCCGGGGGCAACTGCTTCGCCGCAACGAGGAGCATAAGCAAACGTCGCTGCAACTCAGAGCAGATGTTGCCAAACTGCAAGTGTCTATCCAGAAGCTGGCGCAGGAAAAACAGCAGCTTGCCGCTTCGAGCCAGGAGTTGCTGCAAGGGATGGAGCAAGAACTAATGGCGATGGGCAGTCGCTTGGAAACGCTGTCGTCTGCCTTCGATGCGGTGGCGGATGTAGAAACGGTAGATCGGATGCAGTGGAGCTTTTTGACGCTGCCCCAGCGGTTTCTAAACTTTCTGAATGCGGTTCGCAGCATCGTGTCCTGGTGGCGCGAGGAGCAGGGCATTGAACCCACGCCGCCGCAGCCTGCGCTGCCTTCTACGGAGCGAAAGCTAACGCCCGAAGAGGAGGCAGAGGATCGACGGGAGAATCCACAGAAATATAGCGATACGGCTTCAGTACAGAAATCGCTCCTTGATCGATAA
- the gndA gene encoding NADP-dependent phosphogluconate dehydrogenase, which produces MAQSFGLIGLAVMGENLALNIERNGYSMAVYNRTGSVTEEFMRTRAVGKNFVASYTLPEFVQSLERPRKILIMVKAGGPVDAVIEQLKPLLEPGDMIIDGGNSLYEDTERRVKDLESTGLRFIGMGVSGGEEGALNGPSLMPGGTEAAYREIEPIVTKIAAQVDDGPCVTYIGPGGSGHYVKMVHNGIEYGDMQLIAEAYDLLKNAGGLTNEQLHAAFAEWNTTDELNSFLIEITADIFQKIDPDTGKHLVDFILDAAGQKGTGRWTVMSALELGVSIPTIIAAVNARIISSIKEERVAASKELTGPSGLYEGDQQVFTNMVRDALYCSKICSYAQGMALLGKASQEFNYNLNLGEIARIWKGGCIIRAGFLNKIKKAYDENPALPNLLLAPEFKQTILDRQAAWREVIMTAAKVGIPVPAFSASLDYFDSYRRATLPQNLTQAQRDYFGAHTYQRIDKAGTFHTEWAPEAPALASVS; this is translated from the coding sequence ATGGCACAGAGCTTTGGTCTCATTGGTTTGGCCGTGATGGGCGAAAACCTTGCACTCAACATCGAGCGCAACGGCTACTCAATGGCGGTTTACAACCGCACTGGTTCGGTTACAGAAGAATTCATGAGAACGCGGGCCGTAGGGAAAAACTTTGTCGCCTCCTACACCCTGCCTGAGTTTGTGCAGTCCCTGGAGCGCCCCCGCAAAATCCTGATCATGGTCAAGGCAGGCGGCCCGGTGGATGCCGTGATCGAACAGCTAAAGCCCCTGCTCGAACCCGGCGACATGATCATCGACGGCGGCAACTCGCTCTACGAAGACACCGAGCGCCGCGTCAAGGATCTGGAATCTACCGGGCTACGCTTTATTGGCATGGGCGTGAGCGGCGGCGAAGAAGGCGCGCTCAACGGGCCGAGCCTCATGCCCGGTGGCACCGAAGCTGCCTACCGCGAAATCGAACCCATCGTTACCAAAATTGCCGCCCAAGTAGACGACGGCCCCTGCGTCACCTACATTGGCCCCGGCGGATCTGGGCATTACGTCAAGATGGTTCACAACGGCATTGAATATGGGGATATGCAGCTCATTGCCGAAGCCTACGACCTGCTGAAAAATGCAGGCGGACTGACCAACGAGCAACTCCACGCTGCTTTTGCCGAGTGGAACACCACCGACGAACTCAACTCGTTCTTGATCGAAATTACTGCCGACATCTTCCAGAAAATCGACCCCGATACGGGCAAGCATTTGGTCGATTTCATCCTCGACGCTGCCGGACAAAAAGGCACGGGTCGCTGGACGGTGATGAGTGCGCTGGAACTGGGTGTCAGCATTCCCACCATCATCGCAGCGGTGAATGCCCGCATCATTTCTTCCATCAAAGAAGAGCGGGTTGCTGCATCAAAAGAACTGACGGGCCCCAGCGGACTATATGAAGGCGACCAGCAAGTCTTTACCAACATGGTGCGCGATGCACTTTATTGCTCCAAGATCTGTTCCTACGCACAGGGTATGGCGCTCCTAGGCAAGGCTTCGCAAGAGTTTAATTACAACCTCAATCTGGGTGAAATAGCCCGCATCTGGAAGGGTGGCTGCATTATCCGCGCAGGCTTTTTGAACAAAATCAAAAAAGCCTACGATGAGAACCCCGCACTGCCTAACCTGCTACTGGCTCCAGAGTTTAAGCAGACGATCCTGGATCGGCAGGCAGCCTGGCGCGAAGTGATCATGACCGCTGCCAAAGTCGGCATTCCTGTGCCTGCTTTCAGCGCCTCGCTGGACTATTTCGACAGCTACCGCCGCGCCACCCTGCCGCAAAACCTCACCCAGGCTCAGCGCGACTACTTTGGAGCACATACCTACCAGCGCATCGACAAAGCAGGCACGTTCCACACCGAATGGGCCCCCGAAGCGCCTGCTCTGGCTAGCGTCAGCTAA
- the rpsU gene encoding 30S ribosomal protein S21, translating to MTQVVLGENEGIESALRRFKRQVSKAGILADVKSHRHFETPLEKRKRKAIMARRKRRFR from the coding sequence ATGACCCAGGTGGTCTTAGGAGAAAACGAAGGGATTGAGTCGGCACTGCGACGGTTCAAGCGTCAGGTTTCCAAGGCGGGGATCTTGGCCGATGTGAAGAGCCACCGTCACTTCGAGACTCCTCTGGAAAAGCGCAAGCGCAAGGCGATTATGGCTCGTCGGAAGCGCCGTTTCCGCTAG